Genomic DNA from Elusimicrobiota bacterium:
GGAAGTTTCGTTCCCTTGAGAACGTCCCTGACGTTAAACAACGTTTCCCCTTGGGGAACAACGCCCTTCATGAAAGCCGGAAGTCTCGGACGCCAGGCGAGAGGTGTTTCGCGTTGTTCCTTCAGAAAAACAGGCCCGGCCCCGCTCATCGCCCGAGCGCTCCTGGAATCCCTTCCGACAGGGTCGGGTGAGCAAAAATAACCTGCCGCAATTGGTCCACCGTTTGGCCCGCGGCCAAGGCCACAGAAAGGATATGGATCAGTTCCGTGGCGTGAGGACCGATGATCTGAGCCCCCAACAAACGTCCATCCTTTTTATTCGACAGGATCTGAATAAACCCTTCTCCTTCCTCCGCGGCAAGGGCCTTGGCCGACCCCTGAAAAAAGAAACGTTGGGTTTTAACTTCCAGGTCTTTGATTGAAGCCGAATGGGTCCATTCGCCCACGCTCGCCACTTCGGGCCACGTGTAGAGACAACGGGGCACACGAGCGTGGGCGTAAGAGGTGCCCTTCCCCATCATATGCCCCACAGCAACGGACCCCTGAACCGCCGCGGCGTGGGCCAACAGGGACAACCCGTTCACGTCCCCCACCGCGTAGATCGAGGCCCGGGACGTCTGCATAAAATCGTTCACCGCGATTCGCCCCCGTTCGACCGAAACGCCCGCCAACTCCAATCCCAAATCATTCAGTGAAGCGCGGCGCCCCACGCAAACCAAAACCCTCTCCGCAAAGCACTCCTCTCCCTTGGAAAGAGTGATCCGCCACCCGTCCGAACTTTTCTCGGCGGACGTCACCGTTTGTTCCGTATGGACTTTGATTCCCCGTTTTTCAAAACTTTGCTGGAGGAACCGGGACACCGAGGCTTCTTCCCCCGGCAAAAGTTGGGGCATTTTCTCTACCACAGTGACGGCGGTGCCCAGTTCATGAAAAAGACAAGCAAACTCTAACCCCACAGCGCCCCCGCCCACCACCACCAGACTTTTGGGAACTTGAGTTAAATTCAGAACACGGTCACTGTCTAAAATATCTTGAACACTTGGATCAAAAGGAGGAGGGAAAAATGGTGCGGAACCTGTGGCAATGACCGCCGTTTCAAAATCAATGTTCTGGGCCCCTTCAGGCCCTGTGACACGAACAGAGTGGGGACTGACGAACCGGGCGTCTCCCCGGACCAATCTGATTTTCAACTGACCGAAACGCTGTTCAAGGGATTTTCGAAAATGTGTAACAAGCCCGCGTTTTTTTTC
This window encodes:
- the lpdA gene encoding dihydrolipoyl dehydrogenase — encoded protein: MNSKSVVVIGAGPGGEAAAKRAAELGAQVTIIERAEVGGLCLNAGCIPSKMLLEGGRLLRQVRSAAYLVGGSTASIHWDMLQEKKRGLVTHFRKSLEQRFGQLKIRLVRGDARFVSPHSVRVTGPEGAQNIDFETAVIATGSAPFFPPPFDPSVQDILDSDRVLNLTQVPKSLVVVGGGAVGLEFACLFHELGTAVTVVEKMPQLLPGEEASVSRFLQQSFEKRGIKVHTEQTVTSAEKSSDGWRITLSKGEECFAERVLVCVGRRASLNDLGLELAGVSVERGRIAVNDFMQTSRASIYAVGDVNGLSLLAHAAAVQGSVAVGHMMGKGTSYAHARVPRCLYTWPEVASVGEWTHSASIKDLEVKTQRFFFQGSAKALAAEEGEGFIQILSNKKDGRLLGAQIIGPHATELIHILSVALAAGQTVDQLRQVIFAHPTLSEGIPGALGR